GCTCTCGGTCGCCTGCGGGCGGCCGGTCTGGTCACGCAGCGTCTGCGGGATCCGGAAGCGTTCGGCTTCGTCGAGCCGCTGGCAGACGACGATTTCCTCGCCATTGTCGTTGGTCGGGCATTTGTCGTTGCCATAAATGAGCAGCACGCCGTTCTGCGCGGCATTCTGCGCCTGCGCCGCGACTGGCATCAGCAAGGGGGCGGCGGCGAGTCCCGCCACGATCACGATCCGCTTGAGCATCTTGCCTTCTCCTCGCGATAGTCCTGGCGTCTCAACGCTCGACCCGGCCTGTCATATCCGTTTCGAGATCGCAATGGCGGCACGGCAGCCCAGCCGGATCAATCCGGACAGTAGCGGATAGCCGACGGCGCTCTCCGCGCCATGTGCCAGCGCAGTGTCGCGATGCTCGAGTTCCTCCTCGCGAAACTCGGCGACGGCGTGGCTGAGTTCGGTGTCGCTCTCGCCCAGCTCGGCGAGCTGGCGCTGGTAATGCAAGTCGATCTCGGTCTCGACCGCAGCGGTGCACGCCATTGCCGCTGCCGGGCCGATCGCGGCGGTGGCGGCGCCCAGCGCAAAGCCGGCGACGTCCCAGAAGGGCTGGAGCGCGGTCGGGCGGACGCCGCGGCGCGCGATCATGCCGTCGAAAAAGGCGCGGTGGCGCTCTTCCTGGTTGGCCATGCCGTTGATCGTCCGCGCCGCGGGGGTGCGATCCCCCATCACCGCGAGCTGGCCGGCATAGATGCGCGTCGCGCCATATTCACCGGCCTGATCGACGCGGATCATCGCGTGCATGCCCTCGCGGCGGTCGCCGGGCTTCCAGCTCATCGACGGGCCTTGCGCGGCGCCAGCGCGAAGATCGCCACTGCCCCGCCCAGCGAGAGGATCGCGTTGAAGCCCGCGAGGCTGATTCCGAAGAGCGTCCATTGCGGTACGTCACAACGCACGATCGGGCGGCGAAGTGCCTGGGTGAGCAAGTCCATCGCATCGCCATGACCGACGGGCGCGGTGCAGGCCGTAATCCCCTGCCACCAATGATATTCGACGCCGGCGTGGAACACCCCGATCGTCCCGCTGACCGCGATGAGGATCGCGGCGAACAGCACGAACAGCATCTTCACCGGCCGCGACACCGGCGCGAAGGCGAGCAAGGCTATCGGAATCGCGGCATAATGCGGCCAGCGCTGCCAATGGCACATCTCGCACGGCACCAGCCCGAACAGCTGCGAGCCCCATGCCCCGGCGAGCAGCGCCGCGGGGAGCAGGAGCGCGATCCAACGCGCGGTGCGGAGCCCGTCGCTGCGCATCGATCAGCGACCCTTGGTCGCGACCTGGGGCTTGCCG
This genomic stretch from Sphingomonas sp. LM7 harbors:
- a CDS encoding demethoxyubiquinone hydroxylase family protein, coding for MSWKPGDRREGMHAMIRVDQAGEYGATRIYAGQLAVMGDRTPAARTINGMANQEERHRAFFDGMIARRGVRPTALQPFWDVAGFALGAATAAIGPAAAMACTAAVETEIDLHYQRQLAELGESDTELSHAVAEFREEELEHRDTALAHGAESAVGYPLLSGLIRLGCRAAIAISKRI
- a CDS encoding disulfide bond formation protein B encodes the protein MRSDGLRTARWIALLLPAALLAGAWGSQLFGLVPCEMCHWQRWPHYAAIPIALLAFAPVSRPVKMLFVLFAAILIAVSGTIGVFHAGVEYHWWQGITACTAPVGHGDAMDLLTQALRRPIVRCDVPQWTLFGISLAGFNAILSLGGAVAIFALAPRKARR